In Lacrimispora indolis DSM 755, a genomic segment contains:
- a CDS encoding MurR/RpiR family transcriptional regulator: MDFPNTGYQLRVQSILAEITKNEKKIYEFIENNRRDIIHMSVADAAEACEVSEPTIVRYAQKLGYKGYQAMKISIAQESIEPEQQIYGHLAKDDTISTIVNKIIDSNIQSLKDTSDVLNRESIDDAVNLILGCRRLLFFGVGGSGCIALDGQHKFIKIGYLAMAFSDSNLQAMAASVLTPKDVVVAISHSGASKDILMALEIARNSGARTIAITNYGRSPIVDSAEVVLFTSSNETAFNSDALSSRIAELSIIDMLYIGVSYKRYDESYAEILKTRKALDATKI; the protein is encoded by the coding sequence ATGGATTTTCCAAATACAGGTTATCAGTTACGGGTACAATCAATACTGGCTGAAATTACGAAGAATGAAAAGAAAATTTATGAATTTATTGAAAACAACCGGAGAGACATAATTCATATGTCTGTTGCAGATGCAGCGGAAGCTTGTGAGGTCAGCGAGCCGACAATCGTAAGATATGCTCAAAAACTTGGTTATAAAGGATATCAGGCGATGAAAATCAGTATTGCGCAGGAGAGCATTGAACCGGAACAACAAATCTATGGTCATCTTGCAAAGGATGATACGATTTCGACAATTGTCAATAAGATTATTGACTCCAATATCCAGTCACTAAAAGACACCAGCGATGTACTTAACCGGGAAAGTATCGATGATGCAGTTAATCTGATCCTGGGATGCCGGCGGCTTTTATTCTTTGGTGTTGGCGGCTCTGGCTGCATAGCACTGGATGGACAACATAAATTTATAAAAATCGGCTATTTGGCAATGGCTTTTTCTGACAGTAATCTGCAGGCAATGGCAGCGTCAGTCTTAACTCCTAAGGACGTTGTGGTGGCCATCTCTCATTCAGGGGCGTCAAAGGATATTTTGATGGCATTGGAAATCGCCAGGAACTCAGGGGCGAGAACTATTGCAATTACCAACTATGGTCGGTCGCCGATTGTCGACAGTGCTGAAGTTGTACTTTTTACGTCTTCGAATGAAACTGCATTTAACAGTGATGCACTATCTTCAAGAATTGCGGAACTGTCTATTATCGATATGTTGTATATTGGTGTTTCTTACAAACGATATGATGAATCCTATGCTGAGATATTAAAAACAAGGAAGGCTTTGGATGCTACGAAAATTTAA
- a CDS encoding FGGY-family carbohydrate kinase, translating to MFCGIDLGTSGVKAAVFDTHGKQLAFARREVDLVHPRTGWSELEPENYLNKVYEVIQEVSEQCSGAIRSVAVSSQAQAVVPIDKDGKALYNIIVTMDNRTLRQYQFWQENYDEWELYQRTGNSFASIYTVNKIMWHKEYMPEVYENTWKFCCVQDYVVFMLTGRGPFIDYSMAGRTMMLSLEKPEWDERILKIAEIPNEKLSQPVRASTIVGTVKQNIRALTGLRNDCQVVLGGHDQACGAIGSGVLRQGQLMDACGTVDAMVSVLPGVTIDQAMLKNKLPCYRHVDGSSYITMAINTNGGLFLKWYKNTFFNEESQLCSKQNCDIYTHMIEGCANTPADIYVLPHLEGVGTPVNDPLSLGAIIGLRVSHTKKDITRAVLDSLGYEMKLNLIAIEQSTGQKIEEIRMIGGGVKTPKWLQIKADIFNRTITTLQTQEAAALGAAIIGAVGTGYFRGFEHAVSDMVQTAGTYIPDPNMAQKYEVRFSEYKTIYPELTNINHAISDRTSLL from the coding sequence ATGTTTTGTGGTATTGATTTGGGTACTTCCGGAGTAAAGGCAGCAGTTTTTGACACCCATGGAAAACAGCTGGCATTTGCCAGAAGGGAGGTGGATTTAGTCCATCCCCGGACCGGATGGTCTGAACTGGAACCGGAAAATTATCTGAATAAGGTTTATGAGGTTATACAAGAGGTATCAGAACAATGCAGCGGTGCAATAAGGTCAGTCGCAGTATCCTCTCAGGCTCAGGCGGTTGTTCCGATCGATAAGGATGGAAAAGCATTATATAACATCATTGTCACCATGGACAACAGGACTTTGAGGCAATATCAGTTCTGGCAGGAAAATTATGATGAATGGGAACTGTATCAGCGCACTGGCAATAGTTTTGCTTCAATTTACACAGTAAATAAGATTATGTGGCACAAGGAATATATGCCAGAGGTCTATGAAAATACCTGGAAGTTCTGCTGCGTACAGGACTATGTGGTTTTTATGCTGACAGGAAGGGGACCATTTATTGATTATTCCATGGCTGGACGTACGATGATGCTGTCTTTAGAAAAACCTGAGTGGGATGAACGGATATTAAAAATCGCCGAAATACCAAACGAAAAGCTGTCTCAACCAGTCAGAGCGTCAACGATTGTGGGAACTGTAAAACAAAATATCAGAGCTTTGACAGGACTAAGAAATGATTGTCAGGTGGTTCTGGGAGGTCATGATCAGGCTTGCGGAGCAATTGGCAGCGGTGTGCTCAGACAAGGCCAGTTGATGGATGCCTGCGGGACTGTAGATGCTATGGTTTCTGTACTGCCGGGTGTGACCATTGATCAGGCGATGCTTAAGAATAAACTGCCATGTTACAGACATGTGGATGGCAGCAGTTATATTACAATGGCAATTAATACAAATGGTGGTTTGTTTTTGAAATGGTATAAAAATACCTTCTTCAATGAGGAATCACAGTTGTGCAGCAAACAGAACTGTGATATTTATACACATATGATTGAGGGGTGCGCGAACACTCCTGCTGATATCTATGTATTACCTCATCTGGAAGGTGTAGGTACACCAGTAAATGACCCGCTATCTCTTGGAGCCATAATTGGCTTAAGAGTCAGTCATACCAAAAAAGACATTACCCGTGCTGTACTTGATTCGCTGGGGTATGAGATGAAACTGAATCTCATTGCAATCGAACAGAGCACAGGTCAGAAAATCGAAGAAATCCGCATGATAGGCGGTGGCGTCAAAACTCCCAAATGGTTACAGATAAAAGCCGATATATTTAACAGGACCATTACTACATTGCAGACACAGGAAGCGGCAGCACTGGGAGCAGCTATCATCGGAGCTGTTGGAACCGGATATTTTAGAGGGTTTGAGCACGCAGTCAGTGACATGGTTCAAACCGCAGGAACATATATTCCGGATCCGAACATGGCCCAAAAATATGAAGTCAGATTTTCCGAGTATAAAACAATCTATCCGGAATTGACGAATATCAATCATGCCATTTCCGATCGTACATCTTTATTATAA
- a CDS encoding AAA family ATPase, translating to MQGDPGEGKTHLILAITALLTKGEPLPECQPQPPMNVIYQTAEDGLSDTIKPRLLAIAADCDRVSVIDESKTMLSLSEAIRQTGAKLLILDPLQAYLGANVVCIVPMRFALFSTSWGRLRRKPGVPWSSSAI from the coding sequence TTGCAGGGCGATCCCGGCGAGGGAAAGACACACCTAATTCTCGCTATTACAGCACTGCTCACCAAGGGAGAGCCATTGCCGGAATGCCAGCCACAGCCGCCTATGAACGTTATTTACCAAACTGCAGAGGACGGTCTGTCCGATACCATCAAACCTCGACTGCTGGCGATAGCCGCTGACTGTGACCGGGTTTCTGTGATTGACGAGAGCAAGACCATGCTTTCTCTCAGTGAGGCGATCCGGCAGACAGGCGCAAAGCTGCTGATCCTTGACCCCTTACAGGCTTACCTTGGGGCAAACGTGGTATGCATCGTACCAATGAGATTCGCCCTGTTTTCCACAAGCTGGGGCAGATTGCGGAGGAAACCGGGTGTGCCGTGGTCATCATCGGCCATATGA